A section of the Streptomyces sp. SCL15-4 genome encodes:
- a CDS encoding DUF2690 domain-containing protein encodes MATADTGDNSTAPADPPPQPPWWKKWLSGPAALAYAVAIVGAGAAAVMTPLGDHVLSALFDQPTCPGDGDACEGKNPQNQGCGEDARTFKPTVDNPALLQIRYSEDCEAVWAKIEQGNPGDRVTVRVSGGTTRSAEIEYDNDQFTHMVTVPDGEFQVTACAVPKAGGASTFERYCIHATEATAWQ; translated from the coding sequence ATGGCGACGGCCGACACCGGCGACAACTCCACCGCACCCGCGGACCCTCCGCCCCAGCCCCCGTGGTGGAAGAAATGGCTCAGCGGCCCGGCGGCGTTGGCGTACGCGGTCGCCATTGTCGGTGCGGGGGCCGCCGCCGTGATGACCCCGCTCGGGGACCACGTACTGAGTGCGCTCTTCGACCAGCCGACCTGCCCCGGCGACGGAGACGCCTGCGAGGGCAAGAACCCGCAGAACCAGGGATGCGGCGAGGACGCGCGCACCTTCAAGCCCACCGTGGACAATCCCGCGCTGCTCCAGATCCGCTACAGCGAGGACTGCGAGGCGGTCTGGGCGAAGATCGAGCAGGGGAATCCCGGCGACCGGGTGACGGTCCGCGTCTCGGGCGGCACGACGCGCTCCGCCGAGATCGAGTACGACAACGACCAGTTCACCCACATGGTGACGGTCCCCGACGGCGAGTTCCAGGTCACCGCGTGCGCGGTGCCGAAGGCCGGTGGCGCCAGCACCTTCGAGCGGTACTGCATCCACGCGACCGAGGCCACCGCCTGGCAGTGA
- a CDS encoding MFS transporter, translating to MPELSHRRRMLVLAICCMSLLIVSLDTTALNVALPAMQRDLDATTSGLQWTIDAYTLVLASLLMLAGSTADRIGRKRVFMAGLTVFTAGSVLCSLAPNLELLVVFRMVQAVGGSMLNPVAMSIITNTFTDPRERARAIGVWGAVVGIAMAAGPLVGGLLVQSVSWRAIFWVNLPVGLAALLLTLRFVPESRAPRARRPDPVGQVLVIALFGALTYAIIEAPESGAGPVVPFAVIAVAALLALLRYEPRRAEPLIDLRFFRSAPFSGATVIAISAFASLGGFLFLSTLYLQNVRGLDALHAGLWMLPMAVPTFLCAPLSGRLVGSRGPRISLLVAGAAMTASGVLFAAFEAETSNTTLLLGYVLFGIGFGFVNAPITNTAVSGMPRAQAGVAAAVASTSRQLGSTLGVAVVGAALASGIGSSPYREAFVTAARPGWWILTGCGLAVLVLGLLSSGRWARRTAERAAASLETARIHPVAETASKGA from the coding sequence ATGCCCGAGTTGAGCCATCGCCGACGCATGCTCGTGCTCGCGATCTGCTGCATGAGCCTGCTGATCGTGAGCCTGGACACCACCGCGCTGAACGTGGCGCTGCCCGCGATGCAGCGCGATCTGGACGCCACCACCTCCGGTCTGCAGTGGACGATCGACGCCTACACGCTCGTCCTGGCCTCGCTGCTGATGCTCGCCGGCTCCACGGCCGACCGGATCGGCCGCAAGCGCGTCTTCATGGCGGGCCTGACGGTGTTCACCGCCGGCTCGGTGCTCTGCTCGCTCGCACCGAACCTGGAACTGCTCGTCGTCTTCCGCATGGTGCAGGCGGTGGGCGGCTCGATGCTCAACCCGGTCGCCATGTCGATCATCACCAACACCTTCACCGACCCGCGTGAGCGCGCTCGCGCGATCGGTGTGTGGGGCGCGGTCGTCGGCATCGCCATGGCGGCGGGCCCGCTGGTCGGCGGGCTGCTGGTGCAGTCGGTGAGCTGGCGCGCCATCTTCTGGGTCAACCTCCCGGTCGGCCTGGCCGCCCTCCTGCTCACCCTGCGCTTCGTCCCCGAGTCCCGCGCGCCCCGCGCCCGCCGTCCCGACCCGGTCGGCCAGGTGCTGGTGATCGCGCTGTTCGGCGCGCTGACGTACGCGATCATCGAGGCGCCGGAGTCCGGCGCCGGCCCGGTCGTCCCCTTCGCCGTGATCGCCGTGGCCGCCCTGCTGGCCCTCCTCCGGTACGAGCCCCGGCGCGCCGAACCGCTGATCGACCTGCGCTTCTTCCGCTCGGCTCCGTTCAGCGGCGCCACCGTCATCGCGATCAGCGCGTTCGCGTCCCTGGGCGGCTTCCTGTTCCTGTCCACCCTGTATCTGCAGAACGTGCGCGGCCTCGACGCCCTGCACGCGGGCCTGTGGATGCTGCCGATGGCCGTGCCGACGTTCCTGTGCGCCCCGCTGTCCGGCCGCCTGGTCGGCAGCCGCGGCCCCCGGATCTCCCTGCTGGTGGCCGGTGCCGCGATGACCGCGAGCGGTGTCCTGTTCGCCGCGTTCGAGGCGGAGACGTCGAACACCACCCTGCTGCTGGGCTACGTCCTGTTCGGCATCGGCTTCGGTTTCGTGAACGCGCCGATCACCAACACGGCCGTGTCGGGCATGCCCCGCGCCCAGGCCGGGGTCGCCGCCGCCGTCGCCTCCACCAGCCGGCAGCTGGGCTCGACGCTCGGCGTCGCGGTGGTCGGCGCGGCCCTCGCCTCCGGCATCGGCTCGTCGCCGTACCGCGAGGCGTTCGTGACGGCGGCCCGCCCCGGCTGGTGGATCCTCACCGGCTGCGGCCTGGCCGTCCTGGTCCTCGGCCTGCTGAGCAGCGGCCGCTGGGCCCGCCGCACGGCGGAACGGGCGGCGGCGAGCCTGGAGACGGCCCGGATACACCCGGTCGCGGAGACGGCGTCGAAGGGGGCGTGA
- the dusB gene encoding tRNA dihydrouridine synthase DusB, protein MTQPLSIGPHAVTPPVVLAPMAGITNAPFRTLCREFSGGKGLFVSEMITTRALVERNEKTMQLIRFDASERPRSIQLYGVDPATVGKAVRMIAEEDLADHIDLNFGCPVPKVTRKGGGSALPYKRNLLRAILREAVSGAGDLPVTMKMRKGIDDDHITFLDAGRIAVEEGVTAIALHGRTAAQHYGGTADWEAIARLKEHVPEIPVLGNGDIWSAEDALRMVRETGCDGVVVGRGCLGRPWLFADLVAGFEGRTEDFVRPTLREVADVMVRHATLLGEWSGDESKGVVDFRKHVAWYLKGFAVGSEMRKRLAITSSLRELRAGLDELDLDQPWPAGAEGPRGRTSGNNRVVLPDGWLKDPYDCSGVGEDAELDTSGG, encoded by the coding sequence ATGACCCAGCCTCTGTCCATCGGACCGCACGCCGTGACGCCGCCGGTCGTGCTCGCACCCATGGCGGGGATCACCAACGCGCCCTTCCGCACCCTGTGCCGGGAGTTCTCGGGCGGCAAGGGACTCTTCGTCAGCGAGATGATCACCACCCGGGCGCTGGTCGAGCGCAACGAGAAGACCATGCAGCTGATCAGGTTCGACGCGAGCGAGCGGCCGCGCTCGATCCAGCTGTACGGCGTCGACCCCGCGACCGTCGGCAAGGCCGTCCGCATGATCGCGGAGGAGGACCTCGCCGACCACATCGACCTGAACTTCGGCTGCCCGGTGCCGAAGGTGACGCGCAAGGGCGGCGGCTCCGCGCTGCCGTACAAGCGGAACCTGCTGCGGGCCATCCTGCGCGAGGCGGTCTCCGGCGCCGGCGACCTGCCGGTGACCATGAAGATGCGCAAGGGCATCGACGACGACCACATCACCTTCCTCGACGCCGGCCGCATCGCCGTCGAGGAAGGAGTGACCGCCATCGCCCTGCACGGCCGTACCGCCGCCCAGCACTACGGCGGCACCGCCGACTGGGAGGCCATCGCGCGGCTGAAGGAGCACGTGCCGGAGATCCCGGTGCTCGGCAACGGCGACATCTGGTCGGCCGAGGACGCGCTGCGGATGGTGCGGGAGACCGGCTGCGACGGGGTCGTGGTCGGCCGGGGGTGCCTGGGCCGGCCGTGGCTGTTCGCGGACCTGGTGGCCGGGTTCGAGGGGCGGACCGAGGACTTCGTACGGCCCACCCTGCGGGAGGTCGCCGACGTCATGGTCCGGCACGCCACGCTGCTCGGGGAGTGGAGCGGTGACGAGTCCAAGGGCGTGGTGGACTTCCGCAAGCACGTCGCCTGGTACCTGAAGGGCTTCGCGGTCGGCTCCGAGATGCGCAAGCGGCTCGCGATCACCTCGTCGCTCCGGGAGCTGCGGGCCGGGCTGGACGAGCTGGACCTGGACCAGCCGTGGCCGGCCGGGGCGGAGGGGCCGCGGGGGCGGACGTCCGGCAACAACCGGGTCGTCCTGCCGGACGGGTGGCTGAAGGACCCGTACGACTGCTCGGGCGTCGGTGAGGACGCGGAGCTGGACACGTCCGGCGGCTGA
- a CDS encoding CDP-alcohol phosphatidyltransferase: protein MRQSVVVEPGAAGPQESVVRGAWWRWPGRARALSAGLTGLAALLVLAALVMPDSVDRLGPAAFVRIPAEAVVGAAVLPALPRRSRTAVAAVCGVLLAALTVLNALDMGFEQYLGRTFDVVLDWSLLGDAESYLEDSLGHGVALTAVCGAAGLVLLLFVLLALSMVRLTGLLARHPGAARRGTLVAAVAWVVCASLGLRPAAVPLASHGAVTALRGQVHRVSDTLRDEAEFREAARVDAFGNTPGSRLVPDLRGKDVIFTFVESYGRSAIEDPVTAPGVDRMLDARTKALAESGFHARSGWLTSATYGGNSWLGHSTTMSGLWISNQQRYRTVMASDHLSLTGAFRRTGAFETVGVMPGVQKGWPEQKWYGLDKVYDAFRLGYRGPKFSWSTMPDQYALQQYQERVHGKRPAAGKGRMSLLILTSSHQPWAPVPKMVDWDRLGDGSDFEEMEATGTKAADVIADTTRSREEYGRSIRYSVTALTEWLARYGTKDTVLVFLGDHQPIARVSGNHAGRDVPVSLVAKDPKLLDRIAGWHWTDGLRPAHDAPVWKMSAFRDRFLSAYGSTPGPRRN, encoded by the coding sequence ATGCGTCAGTCAGTCGTGGTCGAGCCCGGGGCGGCCGGGCCGCAGGAGTCCGTCGTACGCGGTGCGTGGTGGCGGTGGCCGGGCAGGGCACGCGCGCTGTCCGCCGGCCTCACCGGCCTCGCCGCCCTGCTCGTGCTCGCAGCGCTCGTGATGCCGGACTCGGTCGACCGGCTCGGGCCCGCCGCCTTCGTGCGGATACCGGCGGAGGCCGTCGTCGGGGCGGCGGTGCTGCCCGCGCTGCCGCGCCGGTCCCGGACGGCGGTGGCGGCGGTGTGCGGGGTGCTGCTCGCGGCGCTGACCGTGCTGAACGCGCTGGACATGGGCTTCGAGCAGTACCTCGGCCGGACGTTCGACGTGGTGCTGGACTGGAGCCTGCTCGGTGACGCGGAGTCGTACCTGGAGGACTCCCTCGGCCACGGAGTCGCTCTCACCGCCGTGTGCGGGGCGGCCGGCCTGGTCCTGCTGCTCTTCGTGCTGCTGGCGCTGTCCATGGTGCGGCTGACCGGACTGCTCGCCCGGCATCCCGGCGCCGCCCGCCGCGGCACCCTGGTCGCCGCCGTCGCCTGGGTCGTCTGTGCCTCGCTCGGCCTCCGGCCGGCGGCCGTGCCGCTCGCCTCGCACGGCGCCGTGACCGCGCTGCGCGGCCAGGTCCACCGGGTCTCCGACACCCTCCGGGACGAGGCGGAGTTCCGCGAGGCGGCCCGCGTCGACGCGTTCGGGAACACTCCGGGCAGCCGGCTCGTGCCCGATCTGCGCGGCAAGGACGTGATCTTCACGTTCGTCGAGAGCTACGGCCGCAGCGCGATCGAGGACCCGGTCACGGCGCCCGGCGTGGACCGGATGCTCGACGCCCGCACCAAGGCCCTGGCCGAGTCCGGTTTCCACGCCCGCAGCGGCTGGCTGACCTCGGCGACGTACGGCGGCAACAGCTGGCTGGGCCACTCCACCACCATGTCGGGCCTGTGGATCAGCAACCAGCAGCGCTACCGCACGGTCATGGCGAGCGACCACCTCAGCCTGACGGGCGCGTTCCGCAGGACCGGCGCGTTCGAGACGGTCGGGGTGATGCCGGGTGTGCAGAAGGGCTGGCCGGAGCAGAAGTGGTACGGCCTGGACAAGGTCTACGACGCCTTCCGGCTGGGCTACCGCGGGCCCAAGTTCAGCTGGTCGACCATGCCCGACCAGTACGCGCTCCAGCAGTACCAGGAGCGCGTGCACGGCAAGCGCCCGGCCGCCGGCAAGGGGCGGATGTCGCTGCTCATCCTGACCTCCAGCCATCAGCCCTGGGCGCCGGTCCCGAAGATGGTGGACTGGGACCGGCTCGGGGACGGCTCGGACTTCGAGGAGATGGAGGCGACGGGCACGAAGGCGGCGGACGTCATCGCCGACACCACCAGGTCCCGCGAGGAGTACGGCAGGTCGATCCGCTACTCGGTGACCGCCCTCACCGAGTGGCTGGCGCGGTACGGCACGAAGGACACCGTGCTGGTCTTCCTCGGCGACCACCAGCCCATCGCCCGGGTCAGCGGCAACCACGCCGGCCGGGACGTGCCGGTGTCGCTCGTCGCCAAGGACCCGAAGCTGCTGGACAGGATCGCCGGCTGGCACTGGACCGACGGCCTGCGCCCCGCCCACGACGCCCCGGTCTGGAAGATGAGCGCCTTCCGGGACCGCTTCCTGAGCGCGTACGGCTCGACACCGGGCCCGAGGAGGAACTGA